From a region of the Phaeodactylum tricornutum CCAP 1055/1 chromosome 4, whole genome shotgun sequence genome:
- the ATPase1-1B gene encoding P1B, P type ATPase (copper-transporting ATPase, heavy metal transporting ATPase) yields LEIRGMTCSMCAQAIDVKLRSVPGVTEVAINLTTDTATVAFRPRDSETKGRLEELTGAIEDAGYEVVTARLMNCENGSSEPRGKAELVIQGMTCSMCVQAIENVVRQDLQNTTIAIHLSTDTAVVDWDTTKYSLETIQETIESIGYTVTSANELPENNSTESTSMEESWEHFTRRQEAKVQAQRRAFLSSLAGTLPILLFTMVFPHILPSHTFLNRHISIWGYDLEWQALILWILATPVQFITGWGFYKHAYFGIMSGKAGMDVLVALGTTASYGYALEGLLTGDDEAAHFFETSAVLICFVLAGKWMQVLAVRRTSEALTALMKLQSKTAVKITPGNKVSSASFNPLFDPYHEAVVPIQEVHAGDMVKIIRGASIPADGNVLFGEVSVDESMVTGESVPVLKGPGSVVLGGTVFGAAFVEVTGVGSSTALAQIVQLVQEAQTRSVPIQSFADRISGIFVPTVCTISLLTYMVWYALCSSKVVPASWYDDLGESMTTFSLKFAIACLVISCPCALGLATPTAVMVGTGVGAKLGVLMKGGEALEVASKVNSVVFDKTGTLTQGKPAITDFVRLDEENPNDWPEDDLLWMLASLERTSEHPLANAVVSYAEEHLSVDYLEQHPFAQPSNFRAITGRGASGVVQGTSVAVGNRSFANVLNISVPAQAEAVMKRLEEQGKTAILAAFNDHAYVVMGIADELKSDAAASLSYLKNTLGVDIWMVTGDNSRTAKAISRKLGLAPNRVISEALPAAKVQKVRQLQAEGRVVAMVGDGVNDSPALAQADVGMSVGTGADIAAEASDMVLVKAHVTDVCVALHLSRVIFRRIQLNLLLSLVYNCLGIPIAAGLFYPYVRTRLPPTVAALAMALSSISVVLSSLSLQLYQPP; encoded by the exons TTGGAAATTCGCGGCATGACCTGTAGCATGTGTGCGCAAGCAATTGACGTAAAGTTGCGCAGTGTCCCTGGCGTGACGGAAGTCGCCATCAATCTCACGACCGATACGGCGACGGTGGCGTTTCGGCCCCGCGATTCCGAAACGAAGGGGAGATTGGAAGAGCTCACGGGCGCCATTGAAGATGCGGGTTACGAAGTGGTTACCGCGCGACTCATGAATTGTGAAAACGGCAGTTCCGAACCACGGGGCAAAGCGGAACTGGTGATTCAGGGCATGACTTGCAGCATGTGCGTACAAGCGATCGAAAACGTGGTGCGACAAGATTTACAGAACACCACCATTGCCATTCACCTTTCTACCGACACAGCGGTGGTGGACTGGGATACGACCAAATATTCACTGGAAACAATTCAGGAAACAATTGAATCGATCGGGTACACCGTCACGAGTGCGAATGAGCTACCAGAGAACAACTCCACGGAAAGTACATCTATGGAAGAAAGCTGGGAGCACTTTACGCGCCGACAGGAAGCCAAAGTCCAAGCCCAACGTCGGGCCTTTCTCTCGAGTTTGGCGGGGACCTTGCCTATACTTCTTTTTACCATGGTGTTTCCGCATATCTTGCCATCGCATACGTTCCTAAATCGCCACATCTCCATTTGGGGATACGATCTGGAATGGCAAGCTCTCATTTTATGGATCCTCGCCACACCGGTTCAATTTATCACTGGTTGGGGCTTTTACAAACACGCATATTTCGGGATTATGTCGGGAAAGGCGGGTATGGATGTTCTGGTGGCGTTAGGGACGACGGCTTCGTACGGATACGCTCTGGAAGGTTTGCTGACGGGCGACGATGAAGCCGCACACTTTTTCGAAACGTCGGCCGTTTTGATTTGTTTCGTCCTTGCCGGCAAATGGATGCAAGTGCTGGCCGTCCGGCGCACCAGCGAGGCGTTGACGGCCTTGATGAAATTGCAAAGCAAGACGGCCGTGAAAATAACGCCCGGCAACAAAGTTTCCAGCGCTTCTTTCAACCCACTATTCGATCCATACCACGAAGCAGTAGTTCCAATCCAAGAGGTCCACGCAGGGGATATGGTCAAAATTATTCGCGGTGCGTCCATTCCTGCCGACGGGAACGTTTTATTTGGAGAAGTCTCGGTGGACGAAAGCATGGTCACGGGCGAGTCGGTGCCAGTGCTGAAAGGCCCCGGGTCGGTGGTGTTGGGGGGTACCGTCT TCGGAGCCGCTTTCGTGGAAGTCACTGGCGTGGGGTCGTCCACCGCTTTGGCACAAATCGTTCAACTCGTCCAAGAAGCACAAACTCGATCCGTCCCCATCCAAAGTTTTGCAGACCGCATCTCGGGGATCTTTGTTCCAACGGTGTGCACGATTTCGCTGCTCACATACATGGTCTGGTACGCGCTGTGTTCTTCGAAAGTCGTTCCAGCTTCGTGGTATGACGACCTTGGTGAGAGTATGACCACGTTTAGCCTCAAGTTTGCCATTGCTTGTCTCGTTATTTCTTGCCCATGTGCCTTAGGACTGGCGACGCCGACTGCCGTCATGGTGGGTACCGGGGTGGGCGCCAAGTTGGGTGTTTTGATGAAAGGAGGGGAGGCGCTTGAAGTGGCCAGCAAGGTAAATTCGGTCGTCTTTGACAAAACGGGAACCTTGACGCAAGGAAAACCAGCGATCACGGACTTTGTGAgactcgacgaagaaaatccAAACGATTGGCCGGAGGATGATTTGCTCTGGATGCTGGCATCCTTGGAGCGGACATCAGAACATCCTCTGGCGAATGCGGTAGTCTCGTACGCTGAAGAACATTTGAGTGTGGATTATCTGGAACAACATCCTTTTGCACAACCCTCCAATTTTCGAGCGATTACTGGACGGGGTGCATCTGGAGTTGTTCAAGGCACATCGGTAGCTGTTGGTAATCGATCGTTTGCCAACGTGCTGAATATCTCGGTACCGGCGCAAGCGGAAGCCGTCATGAAAAGGCTCGAAGAGCAGGGCAAGACTGCCATTCTAGCTGCGTTTAACGACCATGCCTACGTGGTGATGGGGATTGCAGACGAGCTCAAGTCGGATGCGGCTGCTTCGCTATCCTATCTGAAAAATACGTTGGGCGTCGATATTTGGATGGTTACCGGGGACAATAGTCGAACGGCAAAAGCCATTAGTCGTAAGCTCGGTTTGGCCCCGAACCGCGTCATCTCCGAAGCCTTACCCGCCGCCAAGGTCCAAAAAGTGCGACAGCTGCAAGCCGAAGGTCGAGTGGTCGCCATGGTAGGTGACGGGGTCAACGATAGTCCTGCCTTGGCGCAAGCCGACGTGGGCATGAGTGTCGGGACGGGGGCCGACATTGCGGCGGAAGCGTCCGACATGGTGTTGGTCAAGGCGCACGTGACGGATGTTTGCGTCGCGCTGCACTTGAGTCGCGTCATTTTTCGACGCATTCAACTGAACCTGCTACTATCCCTCGTATACAATTGTTTGGGTATCCCGATTGCGGCGGGTCTCTTCTACCCGTACGTGCGGACGCGGCTACCGCCGACCGTAGCGGCTCTGGCCATGGCCTTAAGTTCCATCAGTGTCGTATTGAGCAGTTTGAGTCTCCAACTGTACCAGCCCCCG
- a CDS encoding predicted protein — protein sequence MLVNLTNRAMALLLAGMLLMSNGDIPGCSSVTALALSQSSVSAVHRRNVVVVGGGPVGLATALTLSRPPHSCNVTVLERTDGDTSVATYNPARSYLYNINPRGLRWVDSVPEVATKLDDRGVVVRGGFGRFCIVPADPSVAIPEPTGVTVAGSPPKSQKRNTRATPSISKSVWIPRHQMVELLQECCEEQLYNDSKGVGSIQVCMGKEVASMVDTAETALPESQKGPSITVHCRDGSMYGADLVVAADGIDSAVRAQLRDPAQSESWLASKARSFVVRRYRSPATGLKLKALQLPPNFTMIDHDGTLVTTQAQNLYSIRGTNQGTRDFASLGLLPMKDPDMVRPANIITRPDHELWKLADGSAVKAWFQSNWPRLNWDEMVDDKEWERFVQAKTTTFPYCQYVPGSVVVAPNESAGVVLVGDACHAFPPDIGQGINAGLQDVVALDLALQDREIDLCQDSVPPSWSPSASAPTLGQGLLRYQRNRRAEHGALIRLARFGSPYQYRQPWIRDRIGRVCWSANVAFRLLLNKATFGWVPPAAILLAQNVNLSYRQVMRRADTTARVLQSTVLAAVAWLLVRKFSLL from the coding sequence ATGCTCGTGAACCTTACAAACCGCGCAATGGCGCTGCTACTGGCTGGAATGCTCCTGATGAGCAATGGCGACATTCCCGGATGCTCCAGTGTTACCGCGTTGGCTTTGTCGCAGTCATCCGTCTCCGCGGTACATCGCCGTAACGTGGTGGTCGTCGGAGGCGGTCCCGTCGGACTCGCAACCGCACTGACTTTATCCCGTCCCCCTCATTCCTGTAACGTCACTGTACTAGAACGGACCGACGGTGACACGTCCGTGGCCACCTACAATCCGGCACGGTCCTACTTGTACAACATCAATCCCCGAGGGTTACGCTGGGTCGATTCCGTACCCGAGGTGGCCACAAAATTGGACGACCGCGGTGTGGTTGTGCGGGGAGGATTCGGTCGGTTCTGCATCGTGCCTGCCGATCCCTCCGTTGCTATTCCGGAACCCACAGGCGTGACCGTTGCCGGCTCCCCACCCAAGTCCCAGAAGCGCAACACCAGGGCCACGCCATCAATAAGCAAGTCAGTTTGGATACCTCGCCACCAAATGGTGGAGCTCCTCCAAGAATGCTGTGAGGAACAACTATACAATGATTCCAAAGGAGTCGGTTCTATTCAAGTGTGCATGGGCAAAGAGGTTGCGTCTATGGTGGACACCGCGGAGACTGCACTACCGGAATCCCAAAAAGGACCGTCCATTACGGTGCATTGTCGGGACGGAAGTATGTATGGAGCCGATCTCGTCGTGGCGGCGGACGGCATTGACAGCGCGGTACGTGCCCAATTGCGCGACCCGGCCCAGTCCGAGTCCTGGCTCGCATCCAAGGCCCGTTCCTTTGTCGTCCGGCGCTACCGCTCGCCCGCCACGGGTCTAAAACTCAAAGCCTTGCAACTTCCGCCCAATTTTACCATGATCGATCACGACGGGACCTTGGTGACGACACAGGCACAGAACTTGTACAGTATTCGCGGTACCAACCAAGGGACCCGCGACTTTGCCTCGCTCGGACTACTCCCCATGAAAGATCCCGATATGGTGCGGCCGGCCAACATTATTACTCGGCCCGATCACGAACTCTGGAAGCTGGCCGATGGTTCGGCGGTCAAGGCGTGGTTCCAATCGAACTGGCCGCGTTTGAATTGGGACGAAATGGTGGACGACAAGGAATGGGAGCGATTCGTTCAAGCCAAAACGACGACCTTTCCGTATTGCCAATACGTGCCGGGATCGGTCGTTGTCGCTCCCAACGAATCCGCGGGTGTCGTCCTGGTTGGGGATGCCTGTCACGCGTTTCCACCCGATATTGGTCAAGGAATTAACGCGGGTTTACAGGATGTCGTCGCCTTGGACCTCGCCTTGCAAGATCGGGAAATCGATTTGTGTCAAGATAGCGTACCCCCGTCTTGGTCACCGTCGGCATCCGCTCCGACGCTGGGACAAGGTCTTTTGCGCTACCAACGCAATCGTCGAGCGGAACACGGTGCGTTGATTCGACTGGCTCGATTCGGATCGCCCTACCAGTATCGACAGCCTTGGATTCGCGATCGGATTGGACGTGTTTGTTGGAGTGCGAACGTGGCCTTTCGTTTGCTCCTGAATAAGGCTACTTTTGGTTGGGTACCCCCGGCAGCCATTCTGCTGGCACAAAATGTCAATCTATCGTACCGGCAGGTAATGCGGAGAGCGGATACCACCGCTCGTGTATTGCAATCGACCGTGCTTGCCGCGGTGGCTTGGCTGCTGGTTCGAAAATTCTCGTTGCTGTAG
- a CDS encoding predicted protein, whose amino-acid sequence MGWAEGRISNFDYLLHLNMLSGRSYNDICQYPVMPWVLSNYTSNEVPDLRDPRNFRDLSKPVGALNPERLADFIERFSTFADPSIPPFMYGSHYSTSAGVVLHFLVRLHPFAGLHRQLQSGYFDVADRLFSSVARTWSMCTGSSAAEVKELTPEWYCNPGFLKNKNDFKLGTAQDGDVLGDVILPPWADESPEKFIEVMRAALESEVCSAMLPDWIDLIFGRKQQGPEAIKANNVFFYLTYYGSV is encoded by the coding sequence ATGGGATGGGCAGAAGGAAGAATATCAAATTTTGATTACTTGCTACACCTCAACATGCTTTCCGGGAGAAGCTACAATGACATATGCCAATACCCTGTGATGCCTTGGGTACTATCGAACTACACATCCAACGAAGTTCCCGACTTGAGAGACCCTCGAAACTTTCGCGATCTTTCAAAACCAGTCGGCGCCTTAAATCCAGAACGGCTTGCAGATTTTATTGAACGATTCAGCACGTTTGCTGATCCTTCAATTCCACCATTCATGTACGGTAGTCATTACTCGACGAGTGCTGGTGTTGTGCTTCACTTCCTCGTTCGTCTTCATCCTTTTGCTGGTCTCCATCGTCAGCTTCAATCCGGTTACTTTGATGTTGCTGATCGTCTATTTAGCTCAGTTGCCAGAACATGGAGTATGTGTACGGGTTCTTCAGCAGCAGAAGTCAAAGAGCTTACTCCTGAGTGGTACTGCAACCCAGGTTTTTTGAAAAATAAGAACGATTTTAAATTGGGGACAGCGCAGGATGGAGACGTCTTGGGCGACGTTATCCTTCCTCCTTGGGCTGATGAAAGCCCTGAGAAGTTCATCGAGGTAATGAGAGCTGCCTTAGAGAGTGAGGTATGTTCTGCAATGCTACCAGACTGGATTGATTTGATATTTGgtcgaaaacaacaaggGCCCGAGGCTATCAAGGCAAACAACGTATTCTTTTATTTGACTTATTACGGCTCAGTT
- a CDS encoding predicted protein — MTFRYAAQLLAIAVLGLSVCSYALSLQSPPLDRRAWLATCASAAAVGFPSTAVAVSVPTLTPFLDSRHGFTVDVPSQWSRTEQQLSDRRTIVVWTDPADARASVFVAYTPVRDDFTSLGSFGSVDQVAAQTILPKAQIAGVDVEATMLAAVSQKQAYFFDYRQAVPNVQPPTHFRTIFTLQQGATGGAGAVLVTLTAQCPEELYATKYQSLFDSILDSYAKSK, encoded by the coding sequence ATGACGTTCCGTTACGCCGCTCAGTTGCTGGCAATTGCGGTTCTGGGACTTTCCGTGTGTTCGTACGCGCTGTCACTCCAGTCTCCTCCACTGGATCGTCGAGCATGGTTGGCCACGTGTGCGTCGGCGGCCGCCGTCGGATTCCCCAGTACGGCGGTAGCCGTTTCGGTCCCCACGCTCACTCCGTTCCTCGATTCCCGCCACGGCTTTACCGTCGACGTTCCGTCGCAGTGGAGTCGGACGGAACAACAATTGAGTGACCGCCGGACGATTGTGGTTTGGACGGACCCCGCCGACGCCCGGGCCAGTGTCTTTGTCGCCTACACCCCCGTCCGGGACGACTTTACCTCACTCGGGAGTTTCGGATCGGTGGATCAAGTCGCGGCCCAAACGATTCTCCCCAAAGCACAAATTGCCGGAGTAGACGTCGAAGCAACCATGCTCGCGGCGGTCTCGCAGAAACAAGCCTACTTTTTTGATTACCGACAGGCGGTACCCAACGTACAACCCCCCACGCACTTTCGGACCATCTTTACTCTCCAACAGGGAGCTACCGGCGGCGCCGGTGCCGTCCTCGTCACGCTCACGGCACAGTGTCCGGAAGAACTGTACGCAACGAAATACCAATCGTTGTTTGATTCCATTCTAGACTCGTACGCAAAGagcaaatga
- a CDS encoding predicted protein → MVDTKNSRPTGGDAHTSNTSTEPTPPKATPDTPSASWLDTAQYYWKYGMDDQRLQRLQQCRILERTLQACRDRNVSRPSLEEFPGGIRMIRYFDWRGYEGDDSCQRELHSVWACRGVGLQCGSDVVKLRHCFQEVGSDAVLRDVDESAGNAYETLNERAVCGEWQYQVGQCVARNAAELEARQRLRNSASDTA, encoded by the coding sequence ATGGTAGATACCAAAAACAGCCGACCCACGGGAGGCGATGCGCATACCAGCAACACTTCTACGGAGCCAACTCCGCCGAAGGCGACGCCCGACACGCCATCGGCATCGTGGCTGGACACGGCGCAGTACTACTGGAAATACGGCATGGACGACCAACGGTTGCAGCGACTACAGCAGTGTCGGATACTGGAGCGAACCCTCCAGGCTTGTCGCGATCGCAACGTATCGCGGCCCTCGCTGGAGGAATTTCCCGGCGGCATTCGCATGATCCGTTACTTTGATTGGCGTGGCTACGAGGGCGATGACTCGTGTCAACGCGAGCTGCACTCGGTGTGGGCGTGCCGCGGCGTGGGTCTACAGTGTGGTAGCGACGTCGTCAAACTCCGGCATTGCTTCCAGGAAGTGGGCTCGGATGCTGTTTTGAGAGACGTGGACGAGTCGGCTGGCAATGCATACGAAACATTGAACGAGCGAGCGGTTTGTGGCGAGTGGCAATACCAGGTGGGTCAGTGTGTGGCGCGAAACGCGGCAGAGCTGGAAGCACGGCAGCGCCTGCGGAACAGTGCCAGCGATACGGCATGA
- a CDS encoding predicted protein: MTRFRKQLLHVLLLSFAVRTTSFAPRPRPRLLLQPASPTGAAPPALCVPKSESWRISTTRAASTTSKSSTDPPHQDPSPSFSINIVPAVAWIGLVTWLFTGAPGQFGDPHDAALLQRILADPVHPQINELFFTIFNLFAVMPVILAAVALPQAPRRGLPPTPFLLLSVAVGYFAAGPYFAFRPPLPVQRTDGDNELGWFTRNVLENRVVGIGTFVSTVFFFYAGNVGGVLQQGGGDSLWQDFVTLLQTSMFANVACLDLTLLHCTITALIPKDYALRNPDADPRDALRIAAATAFFPFLGSSLYLALRPSLPETE, translated from the coding sequence ATGACGAGATTCCGAAAACAGTTACTACATGTACTCCTGTTGTCCTTTGCCGTTCGAACGACGAGCTTTGCTCCTCGTCCGCGGCCGCGCTTGCTATTGCAGCCCGCCAGCCCCACCGGCGCAGCTCCACCGGCCTTGTGCGTGCCGAAATCCGAATCCTGGCGTATCTCGACCACACGAGCCGCTTCGACGacgtccaaatcttccacCGATCCTCCTCACCAAGACCCCTCACCATCCTTTTCCATCAATATCGTTCCCGCCGTGGCGTGGATTGGTCTCGTCACTTGGCTCTTCACCGGCGCCCCGGGACAGTTCGGTGACCCCCACGACGCCGCCTTGCTGCAACGCATACTCGCCGATCCGGTACATCCCCAGATTAACGAACTCTTCTTTACCATTTTCAATCTCTTTGCCGTCATGCCCGTTATCCTCGCGGCGGTGGCGCTGCCGCAGGCCCCCCGTCGCGGTCTGCCGCCCACGCCGTTTCTCCTCCTCAGCGTCGCCGTCGGCTACTTTGCCGCCGGACCGTACTTTGCATTCCGGCCACCGTTGCCTGTGCAACGCACGGACGGTGACAACGAACTGGGATGGTTCACTCGGAATGTTCTAGAAAACAGAGTCGTCGGGATCGGTACCTTCGTATCGaccgttttctttttctaCGCCGGCAACGTCGGGGGTGTCCTGCAACAAGGCGGGGGAGACAGTCTCTGGCAAGACTTTGTTACCCTCCTCCAGACCAGTATGTTTGCCAACGTGGCGTGTTTGGACCTGACGTTGCTCCATTGTACCATTACGGCACTGATTCCTAAAGATTACGCGTTGCGCAACCCCGACGCCGATCCGCGAGACGCCCTCCGCATCGCGGCGGCCACGGcattctttccttttctcgGGAGCTCCTTGTACCTAGCCTTGCGGCCGTCGCTGCCCGAGACGGAATAA
- a CDS encoding predicted protein, producing METSTISATSTLVKGANTQVSNLRKIAPQGTARNSSAMKAPAAMRKRTKRQRRGARKPTDMPRRPLSAYNLFFKEHRSVILAELESREDKDNSGQGKKASTASLFSTMGKAIAKRWKELPEENLTRLKNLANEDMNRYRKEMNEYHRKLAQKARLETKPLDDKTEIGKESDKLPNPEQVQAKNANSTMEGAVRPVPAHTMQYLSSFGDTIPWLNTRQLLLMQRNQFFRNLPQVSIGQAGIAMGDRDPFEQLLCEQIIRAQLHSQQQTQTTRLAHFRFLDHEEALLQGSVSGSGRFHEANDYAVGNNAMLGVGYPGAITSRIYGADGFLHQGYVTLGQHKTGRQFLSYTGRRQGQYQQLLAQQQVERNLEQYLATGSSPTSFGLVDSNRSRGNHPYRSSLP from the coding sequence ATGGAGACATCGACTATAAGCGCAACGTCGACCTTAGTCAAGGGTGCAAATACTCAAGTCTCTAACCTACGAAAGATTGCTCCGCAAGGGACCGCTCGTAATTCCTCCGCCATGAAGGCCCCGGCTGCGATGAGAAAGCGTACGAAACGACAAAGAAGAGGTGCGAGAAAGCCCACAGATATGCCTCGACGGCCACTCAGCGCCTACAATCTCTTCTTCAAAGAGCATCGATCAGTCATTCTTGCTGAGCTGGAGAGCAGGGAAGATAAAGATAATTCTGGGCAAGGGAAGAAGGCCTCGACAGCTAGTCTTTTCTCGACTATGGGAAAGGCGATTGCGAAGCGATGGAAAGAGCTTCCGGAGGAAAATTTGACTCGATTGAAGAATTTGGCCAACGAAGATATGAACCGATACCGCAAGGAAATGAACGAATATCACCGGAAACTCGCGCAAAAAGCCCGTCTCGAAACAAAGCCTTTGGACGATAAGACTGAAATAGGAAAAGAAAGTGACAAGCTGCCCAATCCCGAGCAAGTGCAAGCTAAGAATGCTAACTCTACTATGGAAGGAGCAGTCCGTCCTGTTCCCGCACACACCATGCAGTATCTCTCTTCGTTTGGTGACACGATCCCTTGGCTGAATACACGGCAGCTGCTATTGATGCAACGGAATCAGTTTTTCCGGAACCTTCCGCAAGTCAGTATCGGACAAGCGGGGATAGCCATGGGCGACAGAGACCCTTTCGAGCAACTACTGTGTGAACAAATAATTCGAGCTcaacttcacagtcaacagcagACTCAGACAACTAGACTAGCCCATTTTCGCTTTTTAGATCATGAGGAAGCGCTACTTCAAGGCAGTGTCTCCGGTTCGGGCCGATTTCATGAAGCGAATGACTACGCAGTCGGAAACAATGCAATGTTAGGAGTCGGCTATCCGGGTGCAATCACCTCTCGTATTTATGGAGCGGATGGTTTCCTACATCAAGGCTATGTGACTCTTGGTCAGCATAAGACTGGCAGACAGTTCTTAAGTTATACTGGACGAAGACAAGGACAATACCAGCAACTTTTAGCTCAGCAGCAAGTCGAGCGAAACCTCGAGCAATATTTGGCTACCGGATCAAGCCCAACGTCCTTTGGATTGGTTGATTCGAATAGATCAAGAGGAAATCATCCCTACAGGTCATCATTACCTTAA